The proteins below come from a single Streptomyces sp. M92 genomic window:
- a CDS encoding GNAT family N-acetyltransferase codes for MADLEIRPTTEADLPAIVGMLADDPLGARRESPDDLSPYLAAFQRLSADPNQHVIVAVRDGRVVGTLQLTIVPGLSRRGATRSVIEGVRVHADERGGGLGTQLIEWAVDESRRQGCQLVQLTSDKTRTDAHRFYERLGFSASHTGFKLQL; via the coding sequence ATGGCAGATCTTGAGATACGACCCACCACCGAGGCCGACCTTCCTGCGATCGTCGGGATGCTCGCCGACGACCCCCTGGGCGCCCGACGCGAGTCGCCCGACGACCTGAGCCCGTACCTGGCCGCGTTCCAACGGCTCAGCGCCGACCCGAACCAGCACGTGATCGTCGCCGTCCGCGACGGCCGGGTGGTCGGCACGCTGCAGCTGACGATCGTGCCCGGCCTGTCCCGACGCGGCGCCACCCGGTCGGTCATCGAAGGTGTTCGGGTCCACGCCGACGAGCGCGGCGGCGGCCTGGGCACACAGCTCATCGAGTGGGCCGTCGACGAATCCCGTCGACAGGGGTGCCAGCTGGTACAGCTCACTTCCGACAAGACCCGCACCGATGCGCACCGCTTCTACGAGCGTCTCGGTTTCTCGGCCTCGCACACGGGTTTCAAGCTCCAGCTCTGA
- a CDS encoding phage holin family protein, whose translation MKNFLVKTIANAAALAVAVWLLDKITLAGGSTGEKALTLIVVALMFGLVNMLVKPIVQVLTFPLFILTLGLFTLVVNALMLLLTSWLADKLDLSFHVDGFWTAFLGGLIISVVSWALNAFLPDKD comes from the coding sequence ATGAAGAATTTCCTAGTCAAGACGATCGCCAACGCGGCCGCCCTCGCGGTCGCCGTGTGGCTGCTCGACAAGATCACGCTGGCCGGGGGCAGCACCGGCGAGAAGGCCCTCACACTGATCGTCGTCGCCCTGATGTTCGGCCTGGTCAACATGCTGGTCAAGCCGATCGTGCAGGTGCTGACCTTCCCGCTGTTCATCCTGACTCTCGGTCTGTTCACGCTGGTGGTCAACGCGCTGATGCTGTTGCTCACGTCGTGGCTGGCCGACAAGCTCGACCTGAGCTTCCACGTCGACGGGTTCTGGACCGCCTTCCTGGGCGGACTGATCATCTCAGTCGTCTCCTGGGCCCTCAACGCGTTCCTGCCCGACAAGGACTGA
- a CDS encoding GlcG/HbpS family heme-binding protein, with translation MTTTAVAPLTIQDAEALVTAAQRAAEAAGIAVSVTVLDAGGHLLAFRRDDRAVLISGETSTRKAYTALQLDAPTADLVDAVQPGGLFHTLPTALDRPLLFIAGGVPVHRDGRLIGALGVGGGAPEQDHAFATAAVTKLA, from the coding sequence ATGACCACCACCGCCGTCGCCCCGCTGACCATCCAGGATGCCGAAGCCCTCGTCACCGCCGCCCAACGCGCCGCGGAGGCCGCCGGGATCGCCGTCAGCGTCACCGTCCTCGACGCGGGCGGCCACCTCCTGGCCTTCCGGCGCGACGACCGGGCCGTGCTGATCTCCGGGGAGACCAGCACCCGCAAGGCCTACACGGCGCTCCAGCTGGACGCACCCACCGCCGACCTCGTCGACGCCGTTCAGCCCGGGGGCCTCTTCCACACCCTGCCGACCGCGCTCGACCGGCCGCTGCTGTTCATCGCGGGCGGCGTTCCCGTGCACCGCGACGGCCGGCTGATCGGCGCGCTCGGCGTCGGCGGCGGAGCCCCCGAGCAGGACCACGCCTTCGCCACGGCCGCCGTGACGAAACTTGCCTGA
- a CDS encoding GNAT family N-acetyltransferase, producing the protein MSTPSLASLPIRRLTFRDLTACADLSEDRGWPREEHKWSFLLTAGNAYGIDDPGGGLVSACAVTEYGPHGRPCLAAIGMVLVAERHARQGVGRRLMRHVVNALGTTPLTLHATPYGRPLYEELGFKTTGRAEMVRGHFVPAGSEPAVPTRAATAEDLAAILRLDEEVFGADRTHILTRLPAFADQLRVAEDGGRLIGYAAAWPNMDTHVVGPLIARDTETAKALLASLAARTDRPLRTDIDVRHEELLAWVKEHGLSSLTTNAVMTYGITELPGDWQRRFAPLTVAAG; encoded by the coding sequence GTGTCGACACCTTCCCTCGCCTCGCTGCCGATCCGCCGCCTGACGTTCCGCGATCTCACCGCCTGCGCCGACCTGTCCGAGGACCGGGGGTGGCCCCGTGAGGAACACAAGTGGTCCTTCCTCCTCACGGCCGGGAACGCGTACGGCATCGACGATCCCGGCGGCGGCCTCGTCAGTGCCTGCGCCGTCACCGAGTACGGGCCGCACGGACGCCCCTGTCTCGCCGCCATCGGCATGGTGCTGGTCGCGGAGCGGCACGCCCGCCAGGGCGTCGGGCGCCGGCTGATGCGCCACGTCGTCAACGCCCTGGGCACCACCCCGCTGACGCTCCACGCCACTCCCTACGGGCGGCCCCTCTACGAGGAGCTCGGTTTCAAGACCACCGGCCGGGCGGAGATGGTGCGCGGGCATTTCGTGCCCGCCGGGAGCGAGCCCGCGGTCCCCACGCGCGCGGCCACGGCCGAGGATCTCGCCGCGATCCTCCGGCTCGACGAGGAGGTGTTCGGCGCCGACCGCACGCACATCCTCACGCGGTTGCCCGCCTTCGCCGATCAGCTCCGGGTCGCCGAGGACGGCGGACGACTCATCGGATACGCCGCCGCCTGGCCCAACATGGACACCCACGTCGTGGGCCCGCTGATCGCCCGTGACACCGAGACGGCCAAGGCGCTGCTGGCCTCCCTCGCCGCCCGCACCGACCGCCCGCTGCGCACGGACATCGACGTACGGCACGAAGAGCTGCTGGCCTGGGTGAAGGAGCACGGTCTCTCCTCCCTCACCACCAACGCGGTCATGACGTACGGCATCACGGAGTTGCCCGGAGACTGGCAGCGGCGGTTCGCTCCCCTGACGGTTGCGGCGGGCTGA
- a CDS encoding serine hydrolase domain-containing protein, translating into MTTPQEELLPATRRALLHRIAVAQTEGRAPSLVAAVVRDGRPVWHGARTSVDGHGPDENVQYRIGSITKTFTAVLVLRLRDEGALDLGDPLEKHLPGTGAGEATIAELLAHSGGLAAESPAPWWERTPGSLRPELADVLGRQPLLHPVGRRHHYSNPGYTVLGALVEKLRGASWEEVLRQEVLEPLGLDRTSRHPRAPHAGGWAVHPWADVMLAEPAEDLGRMAPAGQLWSTTGDLARFAVFLVKGDDRVLSHESVREMRGPAAPMEAADVADGAAYGLGLQIQHRDGRLLVGHSGSLPGFLANLTISVEDDVAAVVLANCTSGPLLAGVGADLVRVVAEAEPRIPEPWQPLSDVDASVLELAGQWYWGTHAFALRLTSDQGVSLEPLSGVGRRSRFRANGDGTWTGLEGYYAGESLRAIRRPDGTVSHLDLGSFVFTRQPYDEGAPVPGGVDQEGWRGIG; encoded by the coding sequence ATGACGACACCTCAGGAAGAGCTCCTTCCCGCAACCCGCCGGGCGCTGTTGCACCGGATCGCCGTGGCCCAGACGGAGGGGCGTGCGCCGTCGCTCGTCGCCGCGGTCGTCCGGGACGGCCGGCCCGTGTGGCACGGTGCGCGGACCTCGGTGGACGGTCACGGACCGGACGAGAACGTGCAGTACCGGATCGGCTCGATCACCAAGACGTTCACCGCTGTGCTGGTGCTTCGGCTGCGTGACGAGGGCGCGCTCGATCTCGGCGATCCGCTGGAGAAGCATCTGCCGGGCACGGGGGCGGGAGAGGCCACGATCGCCGAGTTGCTGGCCCACTCCGGCGGTCTGGCCGCCGAGTCGCCCGCGCCGTGGTGGGAACGGACGCCGGGCTCGCTGCGCCCCGAGCTCGCCGATGTGCTGGGCAGGCAGCCACTCCTCCATCCGGTGGGCCGTCGGCACCACTACTCCAACCCCGGATACACGGTGCTCGGCGCCCTGGTGGAGAAGCTGCGCGGTGCTTCGTGGGAAGAGGTGTTGCGGCAGGAGGTACTGGAGCCGCTGGGCCTGGACCGGACGTCCCGGCATCCCCGGGCACCGCACGCCGGCGGCTGGGCCGTGCATCCATGGGCCGACGTGATGCTGGCGGAGCCCGCTGAGGATCTCGGGCGGATGGCCCCGGCCGGTCAGCTCTGGTCCACCACCGGTGACCTGGCCCGGTTCGCCGTCTTCCTGGTGAAGGGGGACGACAGGGTGCTGAGTCACGAGTCCGTGCGGGAGATGCGCGGGCCGGCGGCGCCGATGGAGGCCGCCGATGTCGCGGACGGGGCGGCGTACGGTCTGGGGCTTCAGATCCAGCACCGGGACGGGCGGCTGCTCGTCGGGCACTCCGGGTCGCTCCCCGGTTTCCTGGCCAACCTCACGATCAGCGTGGAGGACGACGTGGCCGCGGTGGTACTGGCCAACTGCACGTCCGGGCCGCTGCTCGCCGGAGTCGGCGCCGACCTCGTGCGTGTGGTCGCCGAGGCGGAGCCCAGGATCCCTGAACCGTGGCAGCCGCTTTCGGACGTCGACGCATCCGTCCTGGAGCTGGCCGGCCAGTGGTACTGGGGCACGCACGCCTTCGCCCTGCGGCTGACGTCCGACCAGGGGGTCTCGCTGGAGCCGTTGTCGGGCGTCGGCCGGCGCTCGCGCTTCCGGGCGAACGGTGACGGCACGTGGACCGGACTGGAGGGCTACTACGCCGGGGAGTCGCTGCGAGCCATACGACGGCCGGACGGGACCGTGAGTCACCTGGACCTCGGGTCGTTCGTGTTCACGCGTCAGCCGTATGACGAGGGGGCGCCTGTGCCGGGAGGGGTGGATCAGGAGGGATGGCGCGGGATCGGCTAG
- a CDS encoding NUDIX domain-containing protein has product MTVRPVVKRTARAVLLDDGALILIKRTKPGVDPYWVTPGGGVEPGDTTVVDALHREVHEELGAKITDVVPCFVDTVEHIGEDGGATGVKVQHFFVCRLESMDPSLRHGPEVDEPAGEYEIVRVPFTRVGIASVHLVPLSLRHYLDGNIEGVRAMLAPDLG; this is encoded by the coding sequence ATGACCGTCCGACCCGTGGTCAAGCGCACCGCCCGCGCCGTTCTACTGGACGACGGCGCCCTGATTCTGATCAAGCGCACCAAGCCCGGCGTCGATCCCTACTGGGTCACTCCCGGAGGCGGTGTCGAGCCCGGCGACACCACCGTCGTGGACGCCCTGCACCGCGAGGTGCACGAGGAACTGGGCGCCAAGATCACCGACGTGGTCCCGTGTTTCGTGGACACGGTGGAACACATCGGCGAGGACGGTGGGGCGACCGGTGTGAAGGTGCAGCACTTCTTCGTCTGTCGGCTGGAGTCCATGGACCCGTCCCTGCGGCACGGCCCCGAGGTCGACGAGCCCGCCGGGGAGTACGAGATCGTCCGGGTGCCCTTCACCAGGGTCGGGATCGCCTCCGTGCATCTCGTACCGCTCTCGCTCCGGCACTATCTCGACGGCAACATCGAGGGCGTGCGCGCCATGCTCGCCCCCGACCTCGGCTGA
- a CDS encoding MarR family winged helix-turn-helix transcriptional regulator: MTATDPALTALSQGWCALSLLHGRIEAHIERALQAGHDLSVREYSLLEVLSRQHDGDGGHLQMKQVADAVVLSQSATTRLVTRLEDRGLLERYLCPTDRRGIYTNVTAAGLKLLDEARPTNDAALREALDEAAGNPDLAPLVRVVETLKTPVPA; this comes from the coding sequence ATGACAGCGACGGACCCCGCGCTCACCGCCCTCTCCCAGGGCTGGTGCGCCCTCTCCCTGCTGCACGGGAGGATCGAGGCCCACATCGAGCGCGCGCTGCAGGCCGGACACGACCTGAGTGTCCGTGAGTACTCGCTGCTCGAGGTGCTCAGCCGACAGCACGACGGCGACGGCGGGCACCTGCAGATGAAGCAGGTCGCGGACGCCGTGGTCCTCAGCCAGAGCGCTACCACGCGCCTGGTCACCCGGCTCGAGGACCGGGGGCTGCTCGAGCGCTACCTGTGCCCCACCGACCGTCGCGGCATCTACACCAATGTCACCGCGGCCGGCCTGAAGCTGTTGGACGAGGCACGGCCCACCAATGACGCCGCCCTGCGCGAGGCTCTCGACGAGGCCGCCGGGAACCCCGACCTGGCTCCGCTGGTCCGCGTCGTCGAGACGCTCAAAACACCAGTGCCCGCCTGA
- a CDS encoding cystathionine gamma-lyase, producing MSDSVAGDRHGTGAEWPLPGAGDGTRAVRAGLPEPVKHEPTLPGPVFAAHFHLPGEPTGPYTYGRDENPTWTHLERAIGELEAPGQDDVETLVFASGMAAISSVLFSQLRAGDAVVLPGDGYQALPLARAQLEAYGIEVRTAPTGGDAQLDVLDGARLLWIETPSNPGLDVCDIQRLAEAAHARGTLVAVDNTLATPLGQRPLDLGADFSVASGTKQLTGHGDVLLGYVAGRDRELMAAVRRWRKIVGAIPGPMEAWLAHRSIATLQLRVDRQNATALKVAEALGARPEVTGLRYPGLPDDPSHKIASQQMRRYGCVVSFTLPTRARADRFLDALRLVEGATSFGGVRSTAERRGRWGGDAVPEGFIRLSVGAEDPEDLVADLLRALD from the coding sequence ATGAGCGATTCCGTTGCCGGCGACAGGCACGGTACTGGAGCGGAGTGGCCCCTTCCCGGCGCCGGCGACGGCACGCGTGCCGTTCGGGCCGGGCTGCCGGAGCCAGTCAAGCACGAGCCGACGCTGCCCGGTCCCGTCTTCGCCGCCCACTTCCACCTGCCGGGGGAGCCGACCGGTCCGTACACCTACGGACGCGACGAGAACCCCACCTGGACCCACCTCGAGCGCGCCATCGGCGAACTGGAGGCACCAGGGCAGGACGACGTCGAGACACTCGTGTTCGCCTCGGGCATGGCCGCGATCTCCTCGGTGCTCTTCTCGCAGCTGCGCGCCGGGGACGCGGTCGTCCTGCCCGGCGACGGCTACCAGGCGCTGCCGCTGGCCCGCGCCCAGCTGGAGGCGTACGGCATCGAGGTGCGCACCGCGCCGACCGGCGGGGACGCCCAGCTGGACGTCCTGGACGGGGCGAGGCTGCTGTGGATCGAGACGCCCTCCAACCCGGGGCTGGACGTCTGCGACATCCAACGGCTCGCGGAGGCGGCCCACGCACGCGGCACCCTGGTAGCCGTCGACAACACGCTCGCCACGCCACTCGGTCAGCGCCCGCTGGACCTCGGCGCCGACTTCTCGGTGGCCAGCGGCACCAAGCAGCTCACCGGGCACGGCGACGTCCTCCTGGGCTATGTGGCAGGCCGCGACCGCGAACTGATGGCCGCCGTACGGCGTTGGCGCAAGATCGTCGGCGCGATCCCCGGGCCCATGGAGGCCTGGCTCGCGCACCGCTCGATCGCCACCCTCCAGCTGCGCGTGGACCGGCAGAACGCCACCGCGCTCAAGGTGGCCGAGGCGCTCGGTGCGCGGCCTGAGGTCACCGGCCTGCGCTACCCGGGGCTGCCCGACGACCCCTCGCACAAGATCGCCTCGCAGCAGATGCGGCGCTACGGGTGCGTGGTCTCCTTCACGCTGCCCACGCGCGCGCGTGCCGATCGTTTCCTCGACGCGCTGCGGCTCGTGGAAGGCGCCACCAGCTTCGGTGGCGTACGGTCCACGGCCGAGCGGCGCGGACGCTGGGGCGGCGACGCGGTACCGGAGGGCTTCATCCGTCTCTCGGTCGGCGCCGAGGACCCCGAGGACCTGGTGGCGGACCTGCTGCGCGCGCTCGACTAG
- a CDS encoding LysR family transcriptional regulator translates to MDLALLRTFVTVHRAGSFTRAAALLGLSQPAVTSQIRTLERQLGRPLFLRQARGVTPTTIGDELAHKAAPHLDALMEIAETGPDDDSALRTLHLAGPPEFTAERALPALTELTGEDGQGFALRASFGNAEEALEGLAAGHHDLAIGTARPRGALLTATPLCDEEHVLVAAPHWAERAVPGQPRRTAAPDLEHIPVVEVHESLPFVARYWASVFDARPAAPATVVAPDLRAVLACTVAGAGLAVLPRYLCAEALERGEAVALHDPAVPPLRTYFLVVRTGTLAMPHVARAHEWLLRAAADWS, encoded by the coding sequence GTGGATCTGGCCTTGCTGCGCACGTTCGTGACCGTGCACCGGGCCGGTTCCTTCACGCGCGCGGCAGCCCTGCTCGGCCTCTCCCAGCCGGCCGTCACCTCTCAGATCCGCACACTGGAGAGGCAGCTCGGGCGCCCTCTGTTCCTGCGGCAGGCCCGCGGCGTGACCCCGACAACCATTGGCGACGAACTCGCCCACAAAGCCGCGCCCCACCTCGACGCCCTGATGGAGATAGCCGAGACCGGGCCCGACGACGACTCCGCCCTGCGGACCCTGCATCTTGCCGGTCCCCCGGAGTTCACCGCCGAGCGGGCGCTGCCCGCGCTCACGGAGCTCACCGGCGAGGACGGACAGGGCTTCGCCCTGCGCGCCTCGTTCGGCAACGCCGAGGAGGCCCTGGAGGGGCTGGCCGCCGGGCATCACGATCTGGCCATCGGTACGGCCCGGCCGCGCGGGGCGCTGCTCACGGCGACGCCGCTCTGCGATGAGGAGCACGTCCTGGTAGCCGCTCCCCACTGGGCTGAGCGGGCCGTTCCCGGGCAGCCCCGCCGCACCGCCGCACCCGATCTGGAGCACATCCCCGTCGTTGAGGTGCACGAGTCGCTGCCCTTCGTCGCCCGCTACTGGGCATCCGTCTTCGACGCCCGCCCGGCGGCCCCGGCCACGGTCGTCGCTCCCGACCTGCGTGCGGTGCTCGCCTGTACGGTCGCCGGCGCCGGGCTCGCCGTACTGCCCCGCTACCTGTGCGCCGAAGCGCTGGAGCGCGGTGAGGCAGTCGCCCTGCACGACCCAGCGGTGCCACCTCTGCGGACGTATTTCCTGGTGGTGCGTACCGGCACACTCGCGATGCCGCACGTCGCCCGGGCCCATGAGTGGCTGCTGCGCGCGGCCGCCGACTGGAGCTGA
- a CDS encoding low molecular weight protein-tyrosine-phosphatase, with product MAYRVCFVCTGNICRSPMAEAVFHARVADAGLGGLVVADSAGTGGWHEGEGADPRTVDVLVENGYSLDHTARQFQPSWFGHLDLVIALDAGHLRALRRLAATEQDADKVRLLRSYDPAADHGDLDVPDPYYGGVDGFQACLEMVEAASGGLLAAVHEQVRGRVA from the coding sequence ATGGCCTACCGCGTCTGCTTCGTGTGCACGGGCAACATCTGCCGCTCCCCGATGGCCGAGGCCGTCTTCCACGCACGCGTGGCGGACGCAGGACTGGGCGGCCTGGTCGTGGCCGACAGCGCCGGCACCGGCGGCTGGCACGAGGGCGAGGGCGCCGACCCCCGCACGGTCGACGTCCTCGTGGAGAACGGCTACTCCCTCGACCACACGGCACGGCAGTTCCAGCCGTCCTGGTTCGGACATCTCGACCTCGTCATCGCTCTGGACGCCGGCCACCTGCGGGCGCTGCGCCGCCTCGCTGCCACGGAACAGGACGCGGACAAGGTACGGCTGCTGCGCTCCTACGACCCCGCCGCCGACCACGGTGACCTCGACGTACCCGATCCCTACTACGGGGGCGTGGACGGCTTCCAGGCATGTCTTGAGATGGTGGAGGCGGCGAGCGGCGGACTGCTCGCCGCGGTACACGAGCAGGTGAGAGGACGGGTGGCATGA
- the dnaB gene encoding replicative DNA helicase, translated as MSISEPLDDPWADSGPSDRLPASRRRSDSGRGRDEQHERGPDGGAGAWDGGGPSFERLPPQDLDAEQSVLGGMLLSKDAIADVVEILKGHDFYKPAHETVYQAILDVYAKGEPADPITIAAELTKRGEINKVGGASYLHTLVQTVPTAANAAYYAEIVHERAVLRRLVEAGTRITQMGYAADDDVDEIVNRAQAEIYAVTEQRTSEDYLPLGDIMEGALDEIEAIGSRSGEMTGVPTGFTDFDSLTNGLHPGQMIVIAARPAMGKSTLALDFARAASIKNNLPSVIFSLEMGRNEIAMRLLSAEARVALHHMRSGTMTDDDWTRLARRMPDVSAAPLYIDDSPNLSMMEIRAKCRRLKQRNDLKLVVIDYLQLMQSGGSKRAESRQQEVSDMSRNLKLLAKELEIPVIALSQLNRGPEQRTDKKPMVSDLRESGSIEQDADMVILLHREDAYEKESPRAGEADLIVAKHRNGPTATITVAFQGHYSRFVDMAQT; from the coding sequence GTGAGTATTTCCGAGCCCTTGGACGACCCGTGGGCCGACAGCGGTCCCAGTGATCGTCTGCCGGCTTCCCGCCGCCGGAGTGACAGCGGCCGCGGACGCGACGAGCAGCACGAGCGCGGTCCGGACGGCGGTGCCGGTGCCTGGGACGGCGGCGGGCCCTCGTTCGAGCGGCTGCCCCCGCAAGATCTGGACGCCGAGCAGTCCGTCCTCGGTGGCATGCTCCTGTCCAAGGACGCCATCGCCGACGTCGTGGAGATCCTCAAGGGCCACGACTTCTACAAGCCGGCCCACGAGACGGTCTACCAGGCCATCCTCGACGTCTATGCCAAGGGCGAGCCGGCCGACCCCATCACCATCGCGGCCGAGCTCACCAAGCGCGGTGAGATCAACAAGGTCGGCGGTGCCTCCTACCTGCACACCCTCGTCCAGACCGTGCCGACGGCCGCGAACGCCGCCTACTACGCGGAGATCGTGCACGAGCGGGCCGTGCTGCGCCGCCTGGTGGAGGCAGGTACGCGGATCACCCAGATGGGATACGCGGCCGACGACGACGTCGACGAGATCGTCAATCGCGCCCAGGCCGAGATCTACGCCGTCACCGAGCAGCGCACCAGCGAGGACTACCTGCCGCTCGGCGACATCATGGAGGGCGCGCTCGACGAGATCGAGGCGATCGGCTCGCGCAGCGGCGAGATGACCGGTGTGCCGACCGGCTTCACGGACTTCGACTCCCTGACCAACGGTCTGCACCCGGGCCAGATGATCGTCATCGCCGCACGTCCCGCGATGGGCAAGTCCACACTGGCGCTGGACTTCGCGCGGGCCGCGTCGATCAAGAACAACCTTCCGAGCGTCATCTTCTCGCTCGAAATGGGGCGCAACGAGATCGCGATGCGCCTGCTGTCCGCCGAGGCTCGCGTCGCGCTCCACCACATGCGCTCCGGCACCATGACGGACGACGACTGGACCCGGCTGGCCCGCCGGATGCCGGACGTCTCGGCGGCCCCTCTCTACATCGACGACTCCCCGAACCTGTCGATGATGGAGATCCGTGCCAAGTGCCGCCGGCTCAAACAGCGCAACGACCTCAAGCTGGTCGTCATCGACTACCTCCAACTGATGCAGTCCGGCGGATCCAAGCGTGCCGAGAGCCGTCAGCAGGAAGTCTCGGACATGTCCCGCAACCTGAAGCTCCTGGCCAAGGAACTGGAGATCCCGGTCATCGCGCTCTCCCAGTTGAACCGTGGCCCCGAGCAGCGCACCGACAAGAAGCCGATGGTCTCCGACCTGCGTGAGTCCGGGTCCATCGAGCAGGATGCCGACATGGTCATCCTGCTGCACCGCGAGGACGCCTACGAGAAGGAGTCGCCGCGCGCAGGCGAGGCCGACCTGATCGTGGCCAAGCACCGTAACGGTCCGACGGCCACGATCACGGTTGCCTTCCAGGGCCACTACTCGCGTTTCGTGGACATGGCGCAGACCTGA
- a CDS encoding DUF5326 family protein produces the protein MREIFTGLPWWVKWIAVPVIALVVFGGLIASVVGFVIGLLFKLLVFVALVGGLIYVVRKFMSSSSSRSDW, from the coding sequence ATGCGAGAGATCTTCACGGGGCTGCCGTGGTGGGTGAAGTGGATCGCGGTGCCGGTCATCGCCCTGGTCGTGTTCGGTGGGCTGATCGCCAGCGTGGTCGGCTTCGTGATCGGACTGCTGTTCAAGCTGCTGGTCTTCGTCGCGCTCGTCGGCGGACTGATCTACGTGGTGCGCAAGTTCATGTCGAGTTCATCGTCGCGCAGCGACTGGTGA
- a CDS encoding cupin domain-containing protein, translating to MKAFRLDELEAERAANDGAYLQFLRERNMSVGLYALDAGTSDPQQPHAQDEVYFVVSGRAAITVGMETTQVARGSVVYVPAGVAHKFHHISEDLRVLVVFSPPES from the coding sequence ATGAAGGCATTCCGGCTGGACGAACTGGAGGCGGAGCGCGCCGCCAACGACGGTGCCTACCTGCAGTTCCTGCGCGAGCGGAACATGTCGGTCGGTCTGTACGCCCTCGACGCGGGAACCTCCGATCCGCAGCAGCCGCACGCGCAGGACGAGGTGTACTTCGTGGTCAGCGGCCGGGCCGCGATCACCGTGGGCATGGAGACCACCCAGGTCGCGCGCGGCAGCGTGGTCTACGTGCCGGCCGGGGTCGCGCACAAGTTCCACCACATCAGCGAGGACCTGCGGGTTCTGGTGGTCTTCTCTCCGCCCGAGAGCTGA
- a CDS encoding MFS transporter, with translation MPLALLALAIGAFGIGTTEFVIMGLLPEVANDYGVSIPTAGFLVTGYALGVMFGAPLMTVLGTKVPRKRMLMLLMGLFIVGNLLSALAPAFSVMLAGRVVASLAHGAFFGIGSVVAADLVAPHKKAGAIAMMFTGLTVANVVGVPLGTLIGQTAGWRVTFAVVAALGVVGLAGVAKLVPDMPRAEGVRLRHELAAFGNVQVLLAMAMTVLGFGGVFAAITYIAPMMTHVAGFADGSVTWLLVLFGLGMVGGNLVGGKFADRALMPLLYISLGALAVVLALFTLTAHDKTASAVTVFLIGALGFATVPPLQKRVLDHAHGAPTLASAVNIGAFNLGNALSAWLGGVVIAAGFGYTAPNWVGAALAAAALLLALLSAALERREPAAGAVVAGSVPVEQRAPAVHR, from the coding sequence ATGCCTCTCGCGCTTCTGGCCCTCGCGATCGGGGCCTTCGGTATCGGAACCACTGAGTTCGTGATCATGGGCTTGCTGCCCGAGGTCGCGAACGACTACGGGGTCTCCATCCCCACCGCCGGTTTCCTGGTGACCGGGTATGCGCTCGGCGTGATGTTCGGTGCCCCGCTGATGACCGTGCTCGGCACCAAGGTTCCGCGCAAGCGGATGCTGATGCTGCTGATGGGCCTGTTCATCGTCGGCAACCTGCTCTCCGCCCTCGCCCCCGCCTTCTCCGTCATGCTGGCCGGTCGGGTCGTCGCTTCCCTCGCCCACGGAGCCTTCTTCGGCATCGGCTCGGTCGTCGCGGCCGATTTGGTCGCCCCGCACAAGAAGGCCGGCGCGATCGCGATGATGTTCACCGGGCTGACCGTCGCCAACGTCGTGGGCGTGCCACTGGGCACCCTGATCGGCCAGACCGCCGGCTGGCGCGTCACCTTCGCGGTCGTCGCCGCTCTCGGCGTCGTCGGCCTGGCCGGTGTCGCCAAGCTGGTCCCGGACATGCCCAGGGCGGAAGGCGTGCGCCTGCGCCACGAACTGGCCGCGTTCGGCAACGTCCAGGTCCTGCTCGCGATGGCCATGACCGTGCTCGGCTTCGGGGGCGTCTTCGCAGCCATCACCTACATCGCGCCGATGATGACCCACGTCGCGGGTTTCGCCGACGGCTCGGTCACCTGGCTGCTGGTCCTCTTCGGCCTCGGCATGGTCGGAGGCAACCTCGTGGGCGGCAAGTTCGCCGACCGCGCCCTGATGCCCCTGCTGTACATCTCCCTGGGCGCGCTGGCCGTCGTCCTCGCCCTCTTCACGCTCACCGCGCACGACAAGACCGCGTCCGCCGTGACCGTCTTCCTGATCGGAGCCCTCGGCTTCGCCACCGTCCCGCCGCTGCAGAAGCGCGTCCTGGACCATGCGCACGGCGCGCCGACGCTGGCGTCGGCGGTGAATATCGGCGCCTTCAACCTCGGCAACGCGCTCTCCGCCTGGCTCGGCGGCGTCGTCATCGCCGCAGGCTTCGGCTACACCGCCCCCAACTGGGTCGGTGCCGCGCTCGCCGCGGCCGCCCTGCTCCTCGCCCTCCTCTCGGCCGCCCTCGAGCGGCGCGAGCCCGCCGCCGGCGCCGTCGTCGCGGGGTCCGTCCCCGTCGAACAGCGGGCCCCCGCCGTACACCGCTGA